A genomic segment from Halomonas sp. TA22 encodes:
- the rpe gene encoding ribulose-phosphate 3-epimerase, with amino-acid sequence MATPGDFKHDFTIAPSILSADFARLGEEVDNVLASGADIVHFDVMDNHYVPNLTIGPMICEALRKHGVTAPIDVHLMVKPVDRLIGDFLEAGADYITFHPEASEHVDRSLQLIRDGGCKAGLVFNPATPLSYLDYVMDKVDMILLMSVNPGFGGQSFIPATLDKLREARARIDASGLPIRLEIDGGVKVENIAEIARAGADTFVAGSAIFKARSADDPHGYDSVIQALRRKLERV; translated from the coding sequence ATGGCCACCCCCGGCGACTTCAAGCATGATTTCACGATAGCCCCCTCGATTCTCTCCGCCGACTTCGCGCGGCTGGGAGAGGAGGTCGACAATGTGCTGGCCTCGGGGGCCGATATCGTACACTTCGATGTCATGGACAATCACTACGTGCCCAACCTGACCATCGGTCCGATGATCTGCGAGGCACTGCGCAAGCATGGCGTGACCGCTCCCATCGACGTGCACCTGATGGTCAAGCCGGTCGATCGGCTGATCGGCGATTTCCTTGAGGCGGGGGCCGACTACATCACCTTTCATCCCGAAGCCTCGGAGCATGTCGACCGCTCGCTGCAGTTGATCCGCGATGGCGGCTGCAAGGCCGGGCTGGTGTTCAACCCGGCCACGCCGCTCTCCTACCTCGACTATGTCATGGACAAGGTCGACATGATCCTGCTGATGAGCGTCAATCCCGGGTTTGGTGGTCAGTCGTTCATCCCGGCCACGCTGGACAAGCTGCGCGAGGCGCGGGCGCGCATCGATGCGTCCGGGTTACCGATCCGCCTGGAGATCGATGGTGGCGTCAAGGTCGAGAACATCGCCGAGATCGCTCGGGCCGGCGCCGATACCTTCGTGGCCGGCTCGGCGATCTTCAAGGCCCGCAGTGCAGACGACCCGCACGGCTACGACAGCGTGATCCAGGCGCTGCGGCGTAAACTCGAGCGTGTCTGA
- the cysP gene encoding thiosulfate ABC transporter substrate-binding protein CysP: MLHNSLFRRSALGVSLAVALSAGLATPALSAEREILNSSYDIARELFAAINPEFIAWWQQEHGEEVSVSQSHGGSSAQARAILQGLRADVVTYNQVTDVQALADGGLVPEDWQQQYDNNASPYYSTTAFLVRKDNPKGIKSWDDLAREDVRMVFPNPKTSGNGRYTYLAAWGFADNEFDGDEEQIHDFMRTFLRNVAVFDTGGRGATTSFIERGIGDVLISFESEVNNIRQEYGSDDYEVIVPPVSILAEFPVAVVEPNAERNGNLDLAQAYIEYLYSESAQRQLAGFNYRVHHEAVVEEFADQFPETELLRVEDVFGSWESVMDDHFSGGGILDQLQRR; this comes from the coding sequence ATGCTTCATAATTCCCTGTTTCGTCGCAGCGCACTGGGAGTCTCGCTGGCGGTCGCGCTGAGTGCCGGACTCGCAACTCCGGCGCTCTCCGCCGAGCGCGAGATTCTCAACTCCTCCTACGACATTGCACGCGAGCTGTTCGCCGCCATCAACCCGGAATTCATCGCCTGGTGGCAGCAGGAGCACGGCGAGGAAGTTTCCGTCAGCCAGTCTCACGGTGGCTCATCGGCCCAGGCCCGTGCCATCCTTCAGGGCCTGCGTGCCGATGTGGTGACCTATAATCAGGTTACCGACGTGCAGGCGCTGGCCGATGGGGGGCTGGTTCCCGAGGATTGGCAGCAGCAGTACGACAACAATGCCTCGCCCTACTACTCCACCACCGCCTTCCTGGTGCGCAAGGACAACCCCAAGGGCATCAAGAGCTGGGACGACCTGGCGCGCGAGGATGTGCGCATGGTCTTCCCCAACCCCAAGACTTCCGGCAACGGCCGTTATACCTACCTGGCAGCCTGGGGCTTCGCCGATAATGAGTTCGATGGCGACGAGGAACAGATCCACGACTTCATGCGCACCTTCCTGCGCAACGTGGCGGTGTTCGACACCGGTGGCCGCGGCGCCACCACCAGCTTCATCGAGCGCGGCATTGGCGACGTGCTGATCAGCTTCGAGTCCGAGGTCAACAACATCCGCCAGGAGTATGGCAGCGACGACTACGAGGTCATCGTGCCGCCAGTGAGCATCCTCGCCGAATTCCCGGTGGCGGTGGTCGAGCCCAACGCCGAACGCAACGGCAATCTCGATCTGGCTCAGGCCTACATCGAGTATCTCTACAGCGAGAGCGCCCAGCGCCAGCTCGCCGGGTTCAACTATCGCGTGCACCACGAAGCGGTGGTGGAAGAGTTCGCCGATCAGTTCCCCGAAACCGAGCTGCTGCGCGTCGAGGACGTCTTCGGCAGTTGGGAGAGCGTGATGGACGATCACTTCTCAGGCGGCGGCATTTTGGATCAACTGCAACGTCGATGA
- the cysT gene encoding sulfate ABC transporter permease subunit CysT, with the protein MISLASVTGSTPKRVLPGFGLSLGISLTFISLVLLLPLTGLFGQLAGLSLAEYWAIITDGRVVASYMVTIGAAAVAAIVNGIFGLLLAWVLVRYEFPGKRLLDALMDLPFALPTAVAGITLATLYSSNGWMGRLLDPLGIQVAYTWVGIALAMAFTSIPFVVRTVQPVLEDLPAEVDEAALTLGASDATAFRRVILPHLWPALVTGTGLAFVRSLGEFGAVIFIAGNMPYETEITALMIFVRLQEYDYAGASAIASVVLFVSLALLLAINLWQGRFIRRLHGGKG; encoded by the coding sequence ATGATCTCGCTCGCCTCCGTGACCGGCAGCACCCCCAAGCGGGTGCTGCCTGGCTTTGGTCTCTCACTCGGCATCAGCCTGACCTTCATCTCGCTGGTGCTGCTGCTGCCGCTCACCGGCCTTTTCGGCCAGCTGGCCGGGCTGAGCCTGGCCGAGTATTGGGCGATCATTACCGATGGCCGAGTGGTCGCCAGCTATATGGTGACCATCGGTGCGGCGGCCGTGGCCGCCATCGTCAATGGCATCTTTGGCCTATTGCTGGCCTGGGTGCTGGTGCGTTACGAGTTCCCAGGCAAGCGCCTGCTCGACGCACTGATGGATCTGCCATTTGCGCTACCCACCGCCGTGGCCGGCATCACCCTGGCCACGCTCTACTCGAGCAACGGCTGGATGGGCCGACTGCTCGACCCGCTGGGCATTCAGGTCGCCTACACCTGGGTGGGCATCGCGCTTGCCATGGCGTTTACCAGCATCCCCTTCGTGGTGCGCACCGTGCAGCCGGTGCTCGAGGATCTCCCCGCGGAAGTCGACGAGGCGGCACTGACGCTCGGTGCCTCCGATGCCACCGCCTTTCGCCGGGTGATCCTGCCGCACCTGTGGCCAGCGCTGGTCACCGGCACGGGGCTTGCCTTCGTGCGCTCGCTAGGAGAGTTCGGTGCGGTAATCTTCATTGCCGGCAACATGCCCTACGAGACCGAGATCACCGCGCTGATGATCTTTGTCAGGCTGCAGGAGTACGACTATGCCGGCGCCTCGGCCATCGCCTCGGTGGTGCTGTTCGTCTCCCTTGCGCTGCTGCTGGCCATCAACCTGTGGCAGGGTCGATTCATCAGGCGCCTGCATGGAGGTAAAGGCTGA
- a CDS encoding nitrate/nitrite transporter, with translation MPVLIIAVAELFGTALWFTPNAVIADLQALWSLSTAELGWLTGAVQGGFLLGTLAIGLSGLADRLDASRLFAACCLLGALSNALLPWAGGLWGAVSLRIVTGICLAGIYPVGMKLMVGWTPGRSGLGLAWLVGMLVLGTALPHGLRALGEAGVGLSWRGGIWGTTMLAIIAGAMVWRLGEAAEVRHAKSRLEAGSALAPRLAGVQAFRIAGFRRAASAYFGHMWELYTLWVLLPLMVMTALPDMTLGQLALISFLLIAIGGPACWLGGLLSRSLGSRRVAQAGLAGSAACCALYPLLPALPVTALLAFLALWSALAVIDSPQFSALSAVACPAHSVGSALTLQNAIGFGVSMLSLILLIPLWNALGPALAWLLLPGPLFGLYSLHARSSQVRSPT, from the coding sequence ATGCCCGTGCTGATTATTGCCGTTGCCGAGCTGTTCGGCACCGCCCTGTGGTTCACGCCCAACGCCGTCATTGCCGATCTCCAGGCCCTCTGGTCGCTTAGTACCGCCGAGCTGGGGTGGCTGACGGGTGCGGTGCAGGGAGGATTTCTGCTGGGCACCCTGGCGATCGGGCTGAGTGGGCTGGCCGATCGCCTCGATGCCAGCCGGCTGTTTGCCGCCTGCTGTCTGCTGGGCGCCCTGTCGAATGCCCTGCTGCCCTGGGCAGGGGGATTGTGGGGAGCCGTTTCACTGCGTATCGTCACCGGCATCTGTCTAGCCGGCATCTACCCGGTAGGGATGAAGCTGATGGTGGGCTGGACCCCCGGACGCAGCGGGCTTGGCCTGGCCTGGCTGGTCGGCATGCTGGTGCTGGGCACCGCTCTACCCCATGGCCTTCGCGCCCTTGGCGAAGCGGGAGTGGGGCTATCATGGCGAGGCGGCATCTGGGGGACGACGATGCTGGCCATCATCGCAGGGGCGATGGTGTGGCGGCTGGGCGAGGCCGCCGAGGTGCGTCATGCCAAGTCGCGGCTCGAAGCGGGTAGTGCGCTCGCACCGCGCTTGGCCGGCGTGCAAGCCTTTCGCATCGCCGGCTTTCGTCGTGCCGCCAGCGCCTACTTCGGGCACATGTGGGAGCTCTATACGCTCTGGGTGCTACTGCCGCTGATGGTCATGACCGCTCTGCCCGACATGACGCTTGGCCAGCTTGCTCTCATCTCCTTCCTATTGATCGCCATTGGTGGCCCCGCCTGCTGGCTAGGCGGTTTATTGAGCCGCAGCCTCGGCAGTCGCCGCGTCGCCCAGGCAGGCCTGGCGGGGTCGGCCGCCTGCTGTGCACTCTACCCACTGCTGCCTGCCCTGCCCGTCACGGCACTGCTTGCGTTTCTCGCGCTGTGGAGCGCGCTGGCGGTGATCGACTCGCCGCAATTCTCTGCACTTTCCGCGGTGGCCTGTCCGGCGCACAGCGTCGGCAGCGCCCTGACGCTGCAGAATGCCATCGGCTTTGGCGTGTCGATGCTGTCGCTCATCCTCCTTATCCCACTCTGGAATGCGCTTGGCCCCGCACTAGCCTGGCTACTGCTACCCGGCCCACTATTCGGGCTCTACTCCCTGCATGCTCGTTCATCTCAAGTGCGCTCGCCCACATGA